A DNA window from Carnobacterium funditum DSM 5970 contains the following coding sequences:
- the pyrH gene encoding UMP kinase, with protein sequence MIEPKYKRVILKVSGEALAGDTGFGIQPPVINNICKEIKEVKELGIEIAIVVGGGNIWRGQVGSEMGMERAQADYMGMLATVMNALALQDCLENVGVPTRVQTSIEMRQIAEPYIRRKAERHLEKGRVVIFAGGTGNPYFSTDTTAALRAAEIGADVILMAKNNVDGVYSADPKIDSSAIKYDELTHLDIINKGLQVMDSTASSLSMDNNIPLVVFNLNEPGNIKRVVLGETIGTTVRGKR encoded by the coding sequence ATGATTGAACCGAAATACAAACGTGTTATCTTAAAAGTTAGTGGAGAAGCCTTAGCTGGAGATACAGGATTTGGCATTCAACCGCCAGTTATCAATAATATATGTAAAGAAATAAAAGAAGTAAAGGAATTAGGTATAGAAATTGCAATAGTTGTTGGTGGCGGAAATATCTGGCGTGGTCAAGTCGGTTCTGAAATGGGAATGGAAAGAGCTCAAGCAGACTATATGGGGATGTTAGCAACCGTTATGAATGCTTTAGCATTACAAGATTGTCTCGAAAATGTTGGAGTTCCAACAAGAGTCCAAACATCTATTGAAATGCGACAAATTGCTGAACCTTATATTCGTCGTAAAGCTGAAAGACATCTGGAAAAAGGCCGTGTGGTTATTTTCGCAGGCGGTACTGGAAACCCTTATTTCTCTACAGATACAACCGCAGCCTTACGTGCAGCTGAAATTGGTGCCGATGTGATATTAATGGCAAAAAATAATGTTGATGGTGTATATTCAGCAGATCCCAAAATAGATAGCTCAGCTATTAAATATGACGAGTTAACGCACTTAGATATCATTAATAAAGGTCTTCAAGTCATGGATTCAACAGCAAGTTCATTAAGTATGGATAACAATATACCTTTAGTTGTCTTTAATCTTAATGAACCTGGGAATATTAAACGAGTTGTTTTAGGAGAAACGATTGGGACTACCGTTAGGGGGAAAAGATAA
- the tsf gene encoding translation elongation factor Ts, with protein sequence MAQVTAKLVKELRDMTGVGMMDSKRALVAVDGDIEAAVDYLRETGMAKAAKKADRIAAEGLAGVFVAGNVGSITEINSETDFVSKNEQFQKLVKDVTETIAKGNPSTLEDAQKLEAGDGTVESEILSATTKIGEKIGLRRFSRVEKTDEDAFGAYTHMGGRIAVLAVLEGTKDEELARDIAMHIAAINPKYVSREQVSQEEIDHETKVLTEQALNEGKPANIVEKMIVGRLNKYLAEICLVDQPFVKDPDMTVGKYIASKGASVKSFVRFEVGEGIQKREENFAEEVMNQVNK encoded by the coding sequence ATGGCACAAGTAACAGCTAAGTTAGTTAAAGAATTACGCGATATGACAGGCGTTGGTATGATGGATTCAAAAAGAGCTTTAGTAGCTGTTGATGGAGATATTGAAGCTGCAGTAGATTATTTAAGAGAAACTGGTATGGCGAAAGCAGCTAAAAAAGCTGACCGTATTGCTGCCGAAGGATTAGCAGGAGTATTTGTTGCAGGTAACGTAGGTTCAATTACCGAAATTAACTCTGAAACAGATTTCGTTTCAAAAAATGAGCAATTCCAAAAATTAGTTAAAGACGTTACTGAAACTATTGCTAAAGGAAATCCTTCAACTCTTGAAGATGCTCAGAAATTAGAAGCAGGAGACGGAACAGTTGAATCTGAAATTCTTTCAGCAACGACTAAGATTGGTGAAAAAATTGGATTGCGTCGTTTTTCACGTGTTGAAAAAACTGATGAAGATGCATTTGGCGCATATACTCACATGGGTGGCCGCATTGCAGTTTTAGCAGTTCTTGAAGGTACAAAAGACGAAGAATTAGCGCGCGATATTGCAATGCATATTGCTGCTATCAATCCTAAATATGTTTCTCGCGAGCAAGTTTCTCAAGAAGAAATTGATCATGAAACTAAAGTACTAACAGAACAAGCTTTAAATGAAGGCAAACCTGCTAACATCGTTGAGAAAATGATTGTTGGTCGTTTGAATAAATATCTAGCTGAAATTTGCTTAGTAGATCAACCTTTTGTTAAAGATCCAGATATGACAGTAGGCAAATATATAGCTTCTAAAGGCGCTTCAGTAAAATCATTTGTTCGTTTCGAAGTTGGAGAAGGTATCCAAAAACGTGAAGAAAACTTTGCAGAAGAAGTTATGAATCAAGTAAACAAATAA